Proteins encoded together in one Sinorhizobium meliloti window:
- the yajC gene encoding preprotein translocase subunit YajC, whose translation MFITEAFAQTAAPGGGGADILMSILPFLLIFVVMYFLIIRPQRAQMKRREELLKNIRRGDQVVTGGGIVGKVTKVVDDTELEVEIAEGTKVRVVRSGVSEVRVKGEPVKE comes from the coding sequence ATGTTTATTACCGAAGCTTTCGCGCAGACGGCGGCCCCTGGGGGCGGCGGCGCCGATATTCTGATGTCCATCCTGCCATTCCTGCTGATTTTCGTGGTGATGTATTTCCTGATCATCCGGCCGCAGCGTGCGCAGATGAAGCGCCGCGAAGAGCTCCTGAAGAACATCCGGCGCGGCGATCAGGTCGTCACCGGCGGCGGCATCGTCGGCAAGGTGACCAAGGTCGTCGACGATACGGAGCTCGAGGTGGAGATCGCCGAGGGCACCAAAGTCCGCGTTGTGCGCAGCGGCGTATCCGAAGTTCGCGTGAAGGGCGAGCCCGTCAAGGAATAA
- the tatB gene encoding Sec-independent protein translocase protein TatB: MLDIGWTELVVIAIVLIIVVGPKDLPPMLRAFGRMTSKMRGMASDFRRQFDEALREADLDDVRKTISDAQSLNPTAALRDAMNPLRQLGNEIKSDLQKATTPDRPPASTTPEPLVEPVSTDAAGETAAKATDKVAAAAVSSASRQMDRAADAPKASEPEPAVKSRAQSKKSGASVTKKAAGETAPKKSPARKAPGEAPAASKSKTRAASRKKGDA, translated from the coding sequence ATGCTTGATATCGGCTGGACCGAGCTTGTTGTTATCGCAATCGTCTTGATCATCGTCGTCGGTCCGAAGGACCTGCCGCCGATGCTGCGCGCGTTTGGACGGATGACGTCCAAGATGCGCGGGATGGCGTCCGATTTTCGGCGGCAGTTCGACGAGGCGCTGCGCGAAGCCGATCTCGACGACGTTCGCAAGACGATCAGCGATGCGCAAAGCCTCAATCCGACCGCGGCATTGCGGGATGCGATGAATCCGCTGCGGCAGCTCGGTAACGAGATCAAATCCGATTTGCAGAAGGCGACCACGCCCGACAGGCCGCCAGCCTCCACGACGCCGGAACCGCTGGTCGAACCGGTCAGTACCGACGCCGCCGGCGAAACGGCGGCAAAAGCCACGGATAAGGTGGCGGCGGCAGCAGTGAGCTCGGCATCGAGACAGATGGACCGTGCCGCCGACGCGCCGAAGGCGAGCGAACCGGAACCTGCCGTGAAGTCCAGAGCGCAATCGAAGAAGTCGGGCGCTTCCGTCACGAAGAAGGCCGCAGGCGAAACGGCGCCGAAGAAGTCGCCGGCGCGCAAGGCGCCGGGCGAAGCGCCGGCTGCGAGCAAGTCGAAGACGCGCGCGGCTTCGCGCAAGAAAGGTGACGCATGA
- the serS gene encoding serine--tRNA ligase, with translation MLDIKWIRENADRLDDALAKRGAEPLSASLIALDERRRAVLQSLQDMQSRRNAASKEIGAAMAQKNSELADRLKAEVADLKNALPAAEEESRQIEAELSDALSRIPNTPLDDVPVGADESANVVTRVVGAKPGWNHKPLEHFEIGEALGLMDFEGAARIAGSRFTILKGQLARLERALGQFMLDLHTAEHGYTEVQPPLLVRDDAMYGTGQLPKFSDDLFRTTDGRWLIPTAEVPLTNMVREQILDGEKLPLRFTALTPCFRSEAGSAGRDTRGMLRQHQFNKVELVSITDAESSIDEHERMTACAEEVLKRLGLHYRVMTLCTGDMGFGARKTYDLEVWLPGQDAYREISSCSVCGDFQARRMNARYRGKEEKGTKFVHTLNGSGVALGRALIAVVENYLNDDGSITVPDVLVPYMGGLRRIEKSA, from the coding sequence ATGCTCGACATCAAATGGATCCGTGAGAATGCAGACAGGCTCGACGACGCCCTGGCGAAACGGGGTGCGGAGCCGTTGTCGGCGTCCCTGATCGCACTTGACGAACGTCGCCGCGCGGTCCTCCAGTCCCTGCAGGACATGCAGTCGCGCCGCAATGCCGCGTCGAAGGAGATCGGCGCGGCGATGGCCCAGAAGAACAGCGAGCTGGCCGACAGGCTCAAGGCCGAAGTCGCCGACCTCAAGAATGCGTTGCCGGCGGCCGAAGAGGAAAGCCGTCAGATCGAGGCCGAACTCTCGGACGCGCTGTCGCGCATCCCCAACACGCCGCTCGACGACGTGCCCGTTGGCGCGGACGAAAGCGCGAATGTCGTGACGCGGGTCGTCGGCGCCAAGCCCGGCTGGAATCACAAGCCTCTCGAGCATTTCGAGATCGGCGAGGCGCTGGGACTGATGGACTTCGAGGGAGCGGCCCGGATCGCCGGGTCGCGCTTCACCATCCTGAAGGGCCAGCTCGCCCGGCTCGAGCGGGCACTCGGCCAGTTCATGCTCGATCTGCACACCGCAGAGCATGGTTACACCGAGGTTCAGCCGCCCTTGCTCGTCCGCGACGATGCGATGTACGGCACCGGCCAGTTGCCGAAATTCTCCGACGATCTCTTCCGCACGACCGACGGGCGCTGGCTGATCCCGACTGCGGAAGTGCCGCTGACGAACATGGTGCGGGAGCAGATTCTCGACGGTGAGAAACTACCGTTGCGCTTCACTGCGCTGACCCCGTGCTTCCGCTCCGAGGCCGGTTCCGCCGGTCGTGACACCCGCGGCATGTTGCGCCAGCATCAGTTCAACAAGGTCGAACTGGTGTCGATCACCGACGCCGAAAGTTCGATCGACGAGCACGAGCGCATGACCGCTTGTGCCGAGGAGGTGCTCAAGCGCCTCGGCCTGCACTACCGCGTCATGACGCTCTGCACCGGCGATATGGGGTTCGGCGCGCGCAAGACCTATGATCTCGAGGTCTGGTTGCCGGGGCAGGACGCCTATCGCGAAATTTCCTCCTGCTCCGTCTGCGGCGATTTCCAGGCCCGTCGGATGAACGCACGTTACCGCGGGAAAGAAGAGAAGGGGACGAAGTTCGTCCACACGCTCAACGGATCCGGCGTCGCGCTCGGCCGGGCGCTGATTGCCGTTGTCGAGAATTACCTGAATGACGACGGCTCGATCACGGTGCCGGACGTCCTTGTGCCTTATATGGGCGGCCTGCGGCGGATCGAGAAATCGGCCTAA
- a CDS encoding ATP-binding protein yields the protein MPESKIDVLLNEIQKLSAAMERIAGPAYAVNDWHEAECFVWAPATRHLQPVPNPNRIDLTLITGVDHVRDILFDNTLRFADGYPANNVLLWGARGMGKSSLVKAVHAKVAHDTGSALKLVEVHREDIATLPVLMEILKAAPMPVIVFCDDLSFDHDDTSYKSLKAVLDGGVEGRPANVLLYATSNRRHLLPRNMMENEQSTAINPSEAVEEKVSLSDRFGLWLGFYKCSQDDYLAMVDGYARYFKLPLEPEALHAEALEWATTRGSRSGRVAWQFIQDLAGRLRRQLDAPA from the coding sequence ATGCCCGAAAGCAAGATCGACGTCCTGCTCAACGAAATACAGAAGCTTTCGGCCGCGATGGAGCGCATCGCCGGACCGGCATATGCCGTCAACGACTGGCATGAGGCGGAGTGTTTCGTCTGGGCACCGGCCACGCGCCACCTGCAGCCCGTCCCGAACCCGAATCGCATCGATCTCACGCTCATTACCGGCGTCGACCACGTCCGCGACATTCTCTTCGACAACACGCTTCGCTTCGCTGACGGCTATCCGGCAAATAACGTGCTCCTGTGGGGCGCCCGCGGGATGGGCAAATCGTCGCTGGTCAAGGCCGTTCACGCAAAGGTCGCCCACGACACCGGAAGCGCACTCAAGCTCGTCGAAGTTCACCGGGAGGATATCGCCACCCTGCCCGTGCTGATGGAAATCCTGAAGGCGGCGCCGATGCCCGTGATCGTCTTCTGCGACGATCTCTCCTTCGATCACGACGATACCTCCTACAAGTCGCTGAAGGCGGTGCTCGACGGAGGCGTCGAGGGGCGGCCGGCAAACGTTCTGCTCTATGCGACGTCCAACCGCAGACACCTGCTTCCCCGCAACATGATGGAAAACGAGCAATCCACCGCCATAAACCCCTCGGAAGCCGTCGAGGAAAAGGTGTCGCTATCCGACCGCTTCGGGCTTTGGCTGGGTTTCTACAAATGCAGCCAGGACGACTATCTGGCGATGGTCGACGGATATGCGCGGTACTTCAAATTGCCTCTCGAGCCGGAAGCGCTGCATGCCGAGGCTCTTGAATGGGCCACGACGCGAGGATCGAGGTCCGGCCGCGTCGCATGGCAATTCATTCAGGATCTGGCCGGTCGTCTGCGCAGACAGCTCGACGCTCCTGCGTAA
- a CDS encoding LysM peptidoglycan-binding domain-containing protein produces MRKFVSPQAGKSMIRLCAAILLAGVATGCSSDASRFGGLFSRSDDIMTGAIPQGSSTVPRGDVASGGAAPSYGNNAALGQSYPSGGGNGGYNTAAASPVSSARVASTPMSVQRTSLDEPSAASRQPQVQTASLASQAAALPKAEPLAGAAKDMSSKGGWSASNAPTIMVRQGDTITVLARRFGVPEKEILKANGLKSASQVEPGQRLVIPAFGTAGSAAKAAASGSIADVEGGKKRPSPLPTDQREVAILPGQSQSREKSESRSDVAAGKLNSAGEGGGNGAYTVKPGDSLNRIAKANGVSVAALKQANGLTTEAIRIGQKLNIPSASAKTPATDAVVTASVSAKKNEAQAASTEQGKLTESKAPAAKESVSEVAIRSDGDEDLPKSTGIGKYRWPVRGAVVAGYGANVDGNRNDGINISVPEGTPIKAAENGVVIYSGSSLKELGNAVLVRHDDGTVTVYGNAAELKVQRGQKVQRGQTLASSGMTGRATRPQVHFEVRKNATPVNPATYLE; encoded by the coding sequence ATGCGTAAATTTGTATCTCCCCAAGCAGGCAAGTCCATGATCCGTCTCTGTGCGGCGATCCTGCTTGCGGGTGTAGCGACCGGTTGCAGTTCTGACGCCAGCCGCTTCGGCGGGCTCTTTTCGCGGTCCGACGACATAATGACGGGTGCGATCCCGCAGGGCTCGAGTACGGTACCGAGAGGCGATGTGGCGAGCGGCGGTGCGGCGCCCTCCTACGGGAACAATGCAGCGCTCGGTCAATCCTATCCCTCCGGCGGCGGCAACGGAGGCTACAACACGGCGGCGGCCTCGCCGGTATCCAGCGCCCGTGTCGCATCGACGCCGATGAGCGTTCAGCGCACGAGCCTCGATGAACCATCCGCCGCATCTCGGCAGCCGCAGGTTCAGACCGCCTCCCTCGCGTCGCAGGCTGCTGCCCTCCCGAAGGCGGAGCCGCTGGCGGGGGCAGCCAAGGATATGTCGAGCAAGGGTGGCTGGAGCGCCTCCAACGCGCCGACCATCATGGTCCGTCAAGGCGACACGATTACTGTTCTCGCCAGACGCTTCGGCGTCCCCGAGAAGGAGATACTGAAGGCGAATGGCCTGAAATCGGCAAGCCAGGTAGAGCCGGGCCAGCGGCTCGTCATTCCGGCGTTCGGTACTGCAGGCAGCGCGGCAAAGGCGGCCGCATCGGGTTCGATCGCCGACGTGGAGGGCGGCAAGAAGCGTCCGTCTCCGCTGCCGACCGATCAGCGCGAGGTAGCAATCCTCCCCGGCCAGTCCCAGTCGCGTGAAAAGAGCGAAAGCCGCAGCGATGTCGCGGCGGGCAAGCTCAACAGCGCCGGCGAGGGCGGTGGAAATGGTGCCTATACGGTCAAGCCGGGCGACTCGCTCAACCGAATCGCCAAGGCGAACGGCGTTTCGGTCGCTGCCCTGAAGCAGGCGAACGGGCTTACGACAGAAGCCATCCGCATCGGGCAGAAACTCAATATCCCGAGTGCCTCGGCGAAAACGCCGGCGACCGATGCGGTGGTCACGGCTTCTGTTTCGGCCAAGAAGAACGAGGCCCAGGCGGCTTCGACCGAGCAGGGTAAGCTGACCGAATCCAAGGCGCCTGCCGCCAAGGAGAGCGTGTCGGAGGTTGCCATCCGGTCGGATGGTGACGAGGATCTTCCGAAATCGACCGGCATCGGAAAGTACCGTTGGCCTGTCCGTGGCGCGGTCGTCGCTGGCTATGGCGCCAATGTCGACGGCAACCGAAACGATGGCATCAACATTTCGGTGCCGGAGGGGACGCCCATCAAGGCAGCCGAGAACGGCGTCGTGATCTACTCGGGCAGCAGCCTGAAAGAACTCGGCAATGCCGTTCTGGTGCGCCACGACGACGGTACGGTGACAGTTTACGGCAACGCTGCCGAACTCAAGGTTCAACGCGGCCAGAAAGTCCAGCGCGGCCAGACGCTCGCATCCTCCGGCATGACAGGCAGAGCGACCCGGCCACAAGTGCACTTCGAGGTGCGCAAGAATGCGACCCCGGTCAACCCTGCGACCTATCTGGAATAA
- a CDS encoding ABC transporter ATP-binding protein, with product MVSDARSGAVTMTRRSGVSFAANLAFENISHRYHSKETIKGVSLKAEAGEVLCLLGPSGSGKTTLLRIAAGIEKQTGGRLLLNGQEISGPSIFIPPEQRGVGLMFQDFALFPHMTIRENVCFGLTELPKKKALLQADAALERVGLLHYAERYPHVLSGGEQQRVALARALAPRPAVLLMDEPFSGLDSRLKDSIRADTLAILRETRATAIVVTHDAEEAMRMADRIALLKDGRLVQVGTADELYRRPCDLFTAGFFSEINVFDARVRDGHVETPLGVVATGQYTEGQPLSVAVRLSGIRLDETGGEIPARIVSRRFLGVVELLELAVPQSERTVRARIRADLLPQGLRDVTLSVNERDILVFEKDASTP from the coding sequence ATGGTTTCAGATGCGCGTAGCGGCGCCGTCACGATGACGAGGCGCTCGGGTGTGTCGTTCGCAGCGAACCTGGCATTCGAGAATATCAGCCATCGGTATCATTCCAAGGAAACGATCAAGGGTGTTTCGCTCAAGGCCGAGGCCGGCGAAGTGCTCTGCCTGCTCGGACCTTCCGGCTCCGGCAAGACAACGCTGTTGCGCATCGCCGCGGGCATAGAGAAGCAGACGGGCGGGCGTCTGCTGCTGAATGGACAGGAAATATCCGGCCCTTCCATCTTCATTCCGCCGGAGCAACGCGGCGTCGGCCTGATGTTCCAGGACTTCGCCCTTTTCCCTCATATGACCATCCGTGAGAACGTCTGTTTCGGCTTGACCGAATTGCCGAAGAAGAAGGCATTGCTGCAGGCCGATGCCGCGCTGGAGAGGGTCGGCCTTCTGCATTATGCCGAGCGGTATCCGCATGTCCTTTCAGGTGGCGAGCAGCAGCGCGTGGCGCTGGCCCGTGCGCTTGCGCCGCGGCCGGCGGTGCTTTTGATGGACGAGCCTTTTTCCGGCCTCGATTCCCGCCTGAAGGATTCCATCCGCGCCGACACGCTGGCCATACTGCGCGAGACGCGCGCGACCGCCATCGTCGTAACGCACGACGCCGAAGAGGCGATGCGTATGGCGGACCGGATTGCCCTGCTGAAAGACGGTCGGCTGGTGCAGGTCGGCACGGCGGACGAGCTCTATCGCCGGCCCTGCGATCTCTTCACTGCCGGCTTCTTCTCGGAAATTAACGTCTTCGATGCGCGCGTGCGGGACGGTCATGTCGAAACGCCGCTGGGGGTTGTGGCAACAGGGCAATATACGGAGGGGCAGCCACTGAGCGTAGCGGTGCGTCTTTCCGGCATCCGGCTCGACGAGACCGGTGGAGAAATTCCGGCACGCATCGTATCCCGGCGCTTCCTGGGCGTCGTGGAGCTTCTGGAACTCGCCGTGCCGCAGTCCGAACGCACGGTTCGCGCCCGCATCCGCGCCGATTTGCTGCCGCAAGGATTGCGTGACGTCACGCTTTCCGTTAACGAGCGCGACATATTGGTGTTTGAAAAAGACGCCTCAACACCTTAG
- a CDS encoding biotin biosynthesis protein BioC, with amino-acid sequence MQIENRLNAAAASGDGLGNLAGRSADQAAAADKGESGTLVAPAGFVDPTPRISLSADALLYLGRAKRTPEKLPPLTKDEWNNRLSPQLAAREYQAFGKLAETGDYRAYYRAFIDYYDGLRPEDQNSLRYFGTREAAVAGLRSLDYDADSGLDIDAKFENLVSVFLEEDKIVPSPATTTMSPAERVFFAWDASNISYEVNAPEPRPMTEIERLYSELL; translated from the coding sequence ATGCAGATCGAGAACAGGTTGAACGCTGCCGCTGCGTCCGGTGATGGCTTGGGAAACCTCGCCGGGCGTTCGGCCGACCAGGCTGCTGCCGCGGACAAAGGCGAGAGCGGGACGCTGGTTGCACCTGCGGGCTTCGTCGACCCGACACCGCGCATTTCGCTGTCCGCCGACGCGTTGCTCTATCTCGGCCGGGCAAAAAGAACGCCTGAGAAATTGCCGCCGCTTACGAAGGACGAGTGGAACAATCGTCTTTCGCCGCAACTTGCGGCACGCGAGTACCAGGCGTTCGGCAAGCTCGCAGAAACCGGTGACTACAGGGCATATTACCGGGCCTTCATCGACTATTATGACGGCCTTCGCCCGGAGGATCAGAACAGCCTGCGCTATTTCGGGACGCGCGAAGCGGCGGTCGCGGGCCTGCGCTCGCTCGACTATGATGCGGACAGCGGCCTCGACATAGATGCCAAATTCGAGAACCTCGTCAGCGTGTTTCTCGAAGAAGACAAGATTGTCCCTTCGCCGGCCACAACGACGATGTCGCCGGCAGAGCGCGTCTTTTTCGCCTGGGATGCGTCCAACATCAGCTATGAGGTAAATGCGCCCGAGCCGAGACCGATGACGGAAATCGAACGGCTTTATTCCGAGCTGCTATAG
- the surE gene encoding 5'/3'-nucleotidase SurE: MRILLTNDDGIHAEGLSVLERIARTISDDVWVVAPEVDQSGLAHSLTLSEPLRLRPVSERRFALRGTPTDCVIMAVKKILDRKPDLVLSGVNVGANLADDVTYSGTVAGAIEGTLQGIRSIALSQAFQYAVGRDVPWDVAETHAPALIRTLMGVDLPDGTLINLNFPNCAVDAVAGVEVTSQGKLEFGLSIDERTDGRGFPYFWLRFGERAGDFRSGTDIRALRDNRISVTPLKLDMTDHAAQERIARALREGSVA; the protein is encoded by the coding sequence ATGCGCATCCTGCTGACGAATGACGATGGCATTCACGCCGAGGGCCTCTCCGTGCTGGAACGGATCGCCCGGACGATATCGGACGACGTTTGGGTGGTGGCACCGGAAGTGGACCAGAGCGGGCTTGCCCATTCTCTGACGCTTTCGGAGCCGCTGCGTCTGCGCCCGGTTTCCGAACGGCGCTTTGCGCTCCGGGGTACCCCGACCGATTGTGTTATCATGGCGGTCAAGAAGATTCTTGATCGCAAGCCCGACCTCGTCCTTTCCGGCGTCAATGTCGGCGCAAACCTTGCGGACGATGTCACCTATTCCGGAACCGTGGCCGGCGCTATCGAGGGAACGCTGCAGGGCATTCGCTCGATCGCACTCAGCCAAGCCTTTCAATATGCCGTTGGCCGCGACGTTCCCTGGGATGTAGCAGAGACGCACGCACCGGCGCTCATCCGCACATTGATGGGAGTCGACCTGCCGGACGGAACGCTTATCAACCTGAACTTTCCGAACTGCGCCGTCGATGCCGTTGCGGGCGTTGAAGTCACGTCCCAGGGCAAGCTCGAATTCGGTCTCAGCATCGACGAGCGCACGGACGGACGCGGCTTTCCCTATTTTTGGCTCCGTTTCGGCGAACGTGCCGGCGATTTCCGTTCCGGCACCGACATCAGGGCTCTTCGAGACAACAGGATTTCGGTAACCCCGCTTAAACTGGACATGACCGATCATGCCGCTCAGGAGCGCATCGCGCGGGCATTGCGGGAAGGAAGTGTCGCTTGA
- the tatC gene encoding twin-arginine translocase subunit TatC produces the protein MSRDIEDRPQPLIEHLIELRTRLMWAVGAFFVAFLVCFYFAKQLFNLLVLPFKWAVSWAGLSHRNVELIYTAPQEFFFTQIKVAMFGALVIAFPVIASQVYRFVAPGLYKNERAAFLPFLVASPLLFLLGGALVYFFFTPMVMWFFLAMEQGGGEGQVAIQLLPKVSEYLSLIMSLVFAFGLVFQLPVITTLLARVGFVTAQGLAEKRKYAIVIAFVVAAVLTPPDPVSQIGLALPAILLYEISIYTARLVERRRAAEALEREAASEQESSSETADPAKG, from the coding sequence ATGAGCCGCGATATCGAGGACCGGCCGCAGCCGCTTATCGAGCATCTGATCGAACTGCGCACGCGGTTGATGTGGGCGGTGGGCGCATTCTTCGTGGCGTTCCTCGTCTGCTTCTATTTTGCCAAGCAGCTGTTCAACCTCCTTGTTCTGCCGTTCAAGTGGGCCGTGAGCTGGGCCGGACTCAGCCACCGCAACGTTGAGCTCATCTACACGGCGCCGCAGGAGTTCTTCTTCACGCAGATCAAAGTTGCGATGTTCGGTGCGCTGGTGATCGCATTTCCGGTCATCGCCTCGCAGGTGTACAGGTTCGTTGCACCCGGCCTTTACAAGAACGAACGCGCTGCCTTCCTGCCATTCCTGGTCGCTTCGCCACTCCTGTTCCTGCTTGGCGGCGCGCTGGTCTATTTCTTCTTCACGCCGATGGTCATGTGGTTCTTCCTCGCCATGGAACAGGGCGGCGGCGAAGGGCAGGTCGCGATCCAGCTCCTGCCGAAGGTGTCCGAGTATCTCAGCCTCATCATGTCACTGGTCTTCGCCTTCGGTCTGGTGTTCCAGTTGCCGGTCATCACGACGCTCCTCGCGCGTGTCGGCTTCGTCACCGCCCAGGGGCTCGCCGAGAAGCGCAAATACGCGATCGTGATCGCCTTCGTGGTCGCAGCGGTTCTGACGCCGCCGGATCCGGTTTCCCAGATCGGCCTTGCGCTGCCAGCCATCCTTCTCTACGAAATTTCAATCTACACGGCGCGACTCGTCGAAAGGCGAAGGGCTGCCGAGGCCCTCGAGCGCGAGGCTGCCTCTGAGCAGGAAAGCTCGTCCGAGACGGCTGACCCCGCCAAGGGCTGA
- a CDS encoding protein-L-isoaspartate(D-aspartate) O-methyltransferase: MSGRISQQEGFAAMALRLRSGGIVNHELLKAVEQTPRTLFAPPQYQDEVYSKRLIPLDCGSFMEGCDMAVRLLHCLNLKPGQRILEVGTGSGFTAAVMGRIAERVLTIERYQTLVASAQKNLEKAGLRNVVVRQADGSAGVPGEGTFDRILITAAFNSLPRTFSDHLVSGGTLLVPIMMSETHCRIVRVNRTGSRFDREDLFDAPYLPIVPQVASFL; this comes from the coding sequence TTGAGCGGACGAATTTCGCAGCAGGAGGGGTTTGCAGCGATGGCGCTGCGGCTTCGCTCGGGCGGCATCGTCAATCATGAGCTGCTGAAGGCTGTGGAGCAGACGCCGCGGACGCTCTTCGCTCCGCCGCAATACCAGGACGAAGTCTACTCCAAGCGGCTGATTCCGCTCGATTGCGGCTCGTTCATGGAGGGCTGCGACATGGCCGTGCGGCTTCTGCATTGTCTCAATCTCAAGCCGGGCCAGCGTATACTCGAGGTCGGAACCGGCAGCGGCTTTACCGCGGCCGTGATGGGGCGGATCGCCGAGCGCGTGCTGACGATCGAGCGGTACCAGACACTCGTCGCCTCGGCGCAGAAAAACCTCGAGAAGGCGGGCCTGCGCAACGTCGTCGTCCGCCAGGCCGATGGCAGTGCAGGAGTGCCGGGCGAGGGCACCTTCGACCGGATCCTCATTACCGCTGCGTTCAACAGCCTTCCCCGGACGTTCTCCGATCATCTCGTCTCCGGCGGCACGCTGTTGGTGCCGATCATGATGAGCGAAACGCATTGCCGTATCGTTCGCGTCAACCGCACCGGTAGCCGCTTCGACCGGGAAGACCTGTTCGATGCGCCTTACCTTCCGATCGTCCCACAGGTAGCGTCGTTCCTTTAG
- a CDS encoding twin-arginine translocase TatA/TatE family subunit, which yields MGSFSIWHWLIVLAVVLLLFGRGKIPELMGDVAKGIKNFKKGMGDDEVASADKSIDGKTVDHKSDEVR from the coding sequence ATGGGTTCGTTTAGTATCTGGCATTGGCTGATCGTTCTGGCGGTGGTTCTGCTGCTGTTCGGCCGCGGCAAGATCCCCGAGTTGATGGGCGACGTTGCCAAGGGCATCAAGAACTTCAAGAAGGGCATGGGCGACGACGAGGTCGCTTCGGCCGACAAATCGATCGACGGCAAGACCGTCGACCACAAATCTGACGAAGTCCGCTGA